From Candidatus Binatia bacterium, the proteins below share one genomic window:
- a CDS encoding sulfotransferase: protein MNQKTFLFIGGIHRSGTSLLHEILRSHPRVSGFHRTKVPEDEGQHLQSVFQPAKAFGGPGRFGFDERSFMDEHHSLTTAENAKILFNQWSRHWDLQRDYLVEKSPPNLVRTRFLQAMFPRSAFIIVLRQPIAVAYATEKMSRTSIASLIEHTLLCYERFLSDLPRLNRCFVLRYEEFVRNPQAVFDEICRFIDIEPVRIQQKVHANVNDSYFKKWEKDKARLLTSLPATHEERANRIGYSLHRTKDLLSVSFLGTHDGPVQLSSA, encoded by the coding sequence ATGAATCAAAAAACATTTCTGTTTATCGGTGGAATACATCGCAGCGGCACTTCGTTGCTGCATGAGATACTTCGAAGCCATCCCCGGGTCAGCGGTTTCCATCGCACCAAGGTGCCCGAAGACGAGGGTCAGCACCTCCAATCGGTTTTTCAACCGGCCAAAGCGTTCGGAGGGCCGGGTCGCTTTGGCTTTGATGAGCGATCGTTTATGGACGAGCATCATTCCCTGACCACGGCCGAGAACGCAAAAATTCTTTTTAACCAGTGGAGCCGGCACTGGGATCTTCAGCGCGATTATCTCGTCGAGAAATCGCCTCCCAATCTGGTCCGCACGAGATTTTTACAGGCTATGTTTCCACGCTCGGCGTTCATCATCGTTTTGCGCCAGCCCATCGCGGTAGCCTACGCGACGGAAAAGATGAGCCGGACGAGCATCGCGTCCCTGATCGAACATACGCTTCTGTGCTACGAACGGTTTCTCTCCGACCTCCCGCGCCTCAACCGGTGTTTCGTGCTCCGATATGAAGAGTTCGTTCGCAACCCGCAGGCCGTCTTTGACGAAATCTGCCGCTTCATAGACATTGAGCCGGTGCGGATTCAGCAGAAGGTCCACGCAAACGTGAACGATAGTTACTTCAAAAAGTGGGAAAAGGATAAAGCACGCCTTTTAACCTCTCTGCCGGCGACCCATGAGGAGCGCGCCAATCGAATCGGTTATAGCCTTCACCGCACAAAAGATCTATTATCCGTCTCATTCCTTGGCACGCATGACGGCCCTGTGCAACTCTCGAGCGCTTAG